From Candidatus Pedobacter colombiensis, one genomic window encodes:
- a CDS encoding DHH family phosphoesterase, protein MLSISEIKSLLATPQKIVITTHHKPDGDAMGSSLGLYAYLIQKGHHVHVITPSDYPYFLHWLPNNAEVIIYPEQQERSAKLVAEASMIFCLDFNALGRINELGELVRASDAYKLMIDHHLDPEDFDDYRHWSISACAAAQLVYDFIVNELGDGAMLNKDIATCLYTGIMTDSGSFRFESANAAVYRIAADLIDLGAEHWRIHQLVYDNATENRLRFLGYCLSEKLEVIREFNTALISVTKEELKTYNIVTGDTEGIVNYALSINGVKLAAFIIERTDKVKLSLRSTGDFPANEICKKYFNGGGHRNAAGGYSDKNLEDTVKDFKALLPDYKDQLFR, encoded by the coding sequence ATGCTATCTATTTCGGAAATAAAATCTTTGCTGGCTACGCCACAGAAAATTGTAATTACTACACATCATAAACCCGATGGTGATGCAATGGGTTCATCCCTGGGCTTATATGCTTATCTGATTCAGAAAGGGCATCATGTTCATGTAATTACGCCTAGCGATTACCCTTACTTTTTACATTGGCTACCCAATAATGCGGAGGTCATTATTTATCCCGAGCAACAAGAGCGTTCGGCAAAACTGGTAGCAGAAGCTTCAATGATTTTTTGCCTTGATTTTAATGCGCTTGGCAGGATCAATGAATTGGGTGAATTGGTGAGGGCATCAGACGCCTATAAGCTAATGATCGATCATCACCTGGATCCTGAAGATTTTGATGATTACCGTCATTGGAGTATCAGTGCCTGTGCTGCGGCTCAACTGGTATATGATTTTATTGTAAATGAATTAGGAGATGGGGCAATGTTGAATAAAGACATCGCTACCTGTTTATATACAGGGATCATGACAGATTCGGGTTCTTTCCGCTTTGAATCAGCAAATGCTGCGGTTTATCGCATTGCTGCCGATTTAATCGATTTGGGGGCTGAACATTGGAGAATTCATCAGTTGGTATACGATAATGCTACAGAAAACCGTTTACGTTTTCTGGGCTATTGTTTAAGCGAGAAGCTGGAAGTGATTAGGGAATTTAATACAGCACTCATATCGGTTACTAAAGAAGAGTTGAAGACTTACAATATTGTAACCGGTGATACTGAAGGAATAGTGAATTATGCATTGTCAATTAATGGTGTTAAATTGGCTGCATTTATTATTGAAAGAACTGATAAAGTTAAATTATCTTTGCGCTCCACAGGAGATTTTCCTGCGAATGAGATTTGTAAGAAATACTTTAACGGAGGTGGACATAGAAATGCCGCCGGCGGGTATTCCGATAAAAATTTAGAGGATACAGTGAAGGATTTTAAAGCGCTTTTACCAGACTATAAAGACCAATTGTTTCGATAA
- a CDS encoding DeoR/GlpR family DNA-binding transcription regulator, whose protein sequence is MINIAERHQYILNKIQTEGAIDVQSLCKTLDVSSVTIRKDLKLLEDKNLLYRTHGGATLHNPYTVDRPVNEKVHLQSAEKMRIGALAAELIEANDSIIIASGTTVLAMARCIKPKGSLTVITAALNVALELLHHNDIEIIQLGGLLRKSSSSVAGPYSDNVLSTVFCSKLFLGVDGIDLEFGLTTTNASEAYLNRQMIESSQKIIVLADSTKFGKRGFGRICGIEEVDHIITDSGISDQIKKGLESLGIKVSII, encoded by the coding sequence ATGATCAACATCGCTGAAAGACATCAATATATTTTAAATAAAATTCAAACAGAAGGTGCTATAGATGTGCAGTCGCTATGCAAAACATTAGACGTTTCGTCTGTAACAATACGCAAGGACCTGAAACTTCTCGAAGATAAAAATCTTTTATACAGGACCCACGGAGGGGCGACACTCCATAATCCTTATACAGTTGACAGACCTGTAAATGAAAAGGTACATCTGCAATCGGCAGAAAAGATGAGAATCGGAGCATTGGCAGCAGAACTCATTGAAGCCAACGACTCGATCATCATTGCCTCTGGGACAACTGTATTGGCCATGGCACGCTGTATCAAACCAAAAGGTAGCTTAACGGTAATTACAGCAGCATTAAATGTTGCGCTTGAATTGCTACATCATAACGACATCGAGATCATTCAGCTAGGAGGGTTATTAAGAAAAAGCTCATCGTCTGTTGCAGGGCCTTATTCAGATAATGTTTTAAGTACCGTTTTCTGCAGCAAACTGTTCCTTGGTGTGGATGGAATAGATCTGGAGTTTGGACTAACTACCACCAATGCATCAGAAGCCTACCTAAACAGGCAGATGATTGAATCTTCTCAGAAAATAATTGTACTTGCAGACTCAACCAAGTTTGGGAAACGAGGCTTTGGAAGAATATGCGGCATTGAAGAAGTGGACCATATCATTACTGATAGCGGCATTTCCGATCAAATCAAAAAAGGACTGGAAAGTTTGGGGATTAAAGTTTCTATCATTTAA
- a CDS encoding glycerol-3-phosphate dehydrogenase/oxidase — MVFSRESFIKQVEGKDSWDVIIIGGGATGLGTAVDAASRGYSTLLLEQSDFAKGTSSRSTKLVHGGVRYLAQGDIALVYEALHERGLLLKNAPHLVKDQDFIIPVYSWVSKYKYLIGLKLYDLLAGKSGFKKSSFLSADKVLKAIPGLKSEGLMGGVSYSDGQFDDARLALNLAQTAAEYGGVLLNYTKVTGLTKDNGNINGVSFTDTETDKNYTLKAKVVVNATGVFVDEILKMDVPSGKAIVRPSQGAHVVLDASFLKGESALMIPKTPDGRVLFAVPWHGKVLVGTTDTPLDEHSLEPRPLDEEIDFILTTAGKYLTKEPSRNDVLAAFAGLRPLAAPGKDTNSTKEISRSHKLIISKSGLITITGGKWTTYRRMAMDVVDRAIELGKLAAKKCITQDVKIHGYVAEMQTGDLGLYGADADGIRALMKADPKLNEALKPGFRYMKAEVVWMVRNEMARTIEDVLSRRMRLLFLDAKLALILAPAVASVMAEELGKDDKWINTQVETFTILAKQYLLYTS, encoded by the coding sequence ATGGTATTTAGCCGGGAGTCATTCATAAAGCAAGTAGAAGGAAAAGATAGTTGGGACGTTATCATTATTGGTGGCGGGGCAACAGGATTGGGGACAGCTGTGGATGCAGCAAGTAGGGGTTATAGCACATTGCTGCTTGAGCAATCAGATTTTGCAAAGGGAACATCAAGCAGAAGCACCAAGTTGGTTCATGGGGGCGTTCGGTATTTGGCACAAGGTGATATCGCATTGGTTTATGAAGCATTGCATGAACGTGGGCTTTTGCTTAAAAATGCACCTCACCTGGTTAAAGATCAGGATTTTATTATACCAGTGTATTCTTGGGTATCGAAGTATAAATATCTGATTGGGTTAAAGCTTTATGATTTACTGGCTGGAAAAAGTGGTTTTAAGAAATCATCATTTCTATCAGCAGATAAAGTCTTGAAAGCTATTCCAGGATTAAAGTCTGAAGGTTTAATGGGTGGAGTGAGCTATAGTGATGGACAGTTTGATGATGCCCGGTTGGCATTGAATCTTGCACAGACAGCTGCCGAATACGGTGGGGTGTTATTGAATTATACAAAGGTCACCGGTTTAACAAAAGATAATGGGAATATCAATGGTGTTAGTTTTACAGATACGGAGACGGATAAAAATTATACACTAAAAGCAAAAGTGGTGGTTAATGCTACCGGTGTTTTTGTGGATGAGATTTTAAAGATGGATGTTCCGTCTGGAAAGGCAATTGTTCGCCCAAGTCAAGGGGCGCATGTAGTTCTTGATGCTTCCTTTCTAAAAGGAGAAAGCGCGCTGATGATCCCTAAAACTCCAGATGGAAGGGTACTGTTTGCTGTGCCTTGGCATGGTAAAGTATTGGTAGGAACAACCGATACGCCTTTAGATGAACATAGTTTAGAGCCGAGGCCATTGGATGAAGAGATTGATTTTATACTAACTACTGCAGGTAAATATCTTACAAAGGAACCCTCTAGAAATGATGTGCTTGCTGCATTTGCGGGTTTAAGGCCATTGGCTGCTCCGGGTAAAGATACCAATAGTACTAAAGAAATCTCGAGAAGTCACAAATTAATCATTAGTAAGTCTGGATTGATCACCATTACGGGTGGTAAGTGGACAACTTATCGCAGGATGGCCATGGATGTTGTTGATAGGGCGATTGAGCTGGGTAAGCTAGCTGCAAAAAAATGTATTACACAGGATGTTAAAATACATGGATATGTTGCTGAGATGCAGACTGGAGATTTGGGTTTGTATGGAGCTGATGCTGATGGAATTCGTGCTTTGATGAAAGCTGATCCGAAACTAAATGAAGCTTTGAAACCTGGATTCAGGTATATGAAGGCAGAGGTGGTTTGGATGGTTCGCAATGAAATGGCGCGGACCATAGAGGATGTGCTTTCGCGCAGGATGCGTTTATTGTTTTTGGATGCAAAATTGGCTTTGATCCTTGCGCCGGCAGTGGCTAGTGTAATGGCAGAAGAGTTGGGTAAGGATGATAAATGGATAAATACGCAGGTCGAAACATTTACAATACTTGCAAAGCAGTACTTATTATACACTTCATGA
- a CDS encoding type I asparaginase codes for MTKILIIYTGGTIGMVNDTDTGTLIPFNFKQIQQNVPELARLNYELEVHSFDPIMDSSNMHPDIWAELAKLIFTRYDEFDGFVILHGSDTMAFTASALSFMLQNLSKPVILTGSQLPIGEIRTDAKENLITALEIAAMKDKGKAKVPEVCIYFDSQLFRGNRSIKYNSEKFEAFRSPNYPILAEAGVHLNFFNNYILPQPGKELQVLLDFNSNIGVLKMYPGISQQAVMAITHSSVDAIVLETFGSGNTTTAEWFINCLREAIASGKIIVDISQCQRGSVELGKYETSKQLQEMGVVSGYDMTFEATITKLMYLMAQGHSYEEVVKLMEQSLRGELTA; via the coding sequence ATGACCAAAATACTCATCATATACACGGGCGGAACTATAGGTATGGTAAATGATACCGATACCGGTACACTAATTCCTTTTAATTTTAAGCAAATTCAGCAAAATGTCCCTGAACTGGCAAGATTGAATTATGAGCTTGAAGTTCATTCTTTTGATCCTATTATGGATTCTTCAAATATGCATCCCGACATTTGGGCGGAGCTGGCAAAGCTGATCTTTACCAGATATGATGAGTTTGATGGATTTGTTATTCTGCATGGTTCGGATACAATGGCCTTTACTGCCTCGGCCTTAAGCTTTATGCTGCAAAATCTGAGCAAACCTGTAATCCTTACGGGGTCGCAGCTTCCAATTGGTGAGATCAGAACTGATGCTAAAGAAAATTTGATTACCGCACTTGAAATTGCGGCAATGAAAGATAAAGGTAAAGCTAAAGTCCCTGAAGTTTGTATCTACTTCGACTCCCAGTTGTTTCGCGGCAATCGTTCCATTAAATACAATTCGGAGAAGTTTGAGGCTTTCCGCTCGCCAAACTATCCTATACTTGCCGAAGCTGGTGTTCATTTAAATTTCTTTAATAATTATATCCTGCCTCAGCCTGGAAAGGAATTGCAGGTGTTGTTAGATTTTAATTCGAACATTGGGGTATTGAAGATGTATCCTGGTATTTCACAACAGGCAGTAATGGCCATTACACATTCTTCAGTAGATGCGATTGTTTTAGAAACCTTTGGTTCTGGAAATACAACTACTGCCGAATGGTTTATCAATTGTTTGAGGGAAGCTATAGCTAGTGGTAAGATCATAGTCGATATTTCTCAATGCCAGCGTGGTTCGGTAGAATTAGGTAAATATGAGACCAGTAAACAGCTGCAGGAAATGGGTGTAGTAAGCGGTTACGACATGACTTTCGAGGCCACCATCACTAAACTCATGTATCTGATGGCGCAAGGGCATAGCTACGAAGAGGTCGTTAAATTGATGGAGCAATCACTTCGCGGAGAATTAACGGCTTAA
- a CDS encoding TatD family hydrolase produces MLLTDTHTHLYYETDEEKLDQLMQRCFDNQIERLFLPNVDVASIAKIDALVKKYPNNCFAMAGLHPCDVKENYEEVLDEICQSMVDRDIYAIGEIGIDLHWDKSTLAFQQAAFREQIKWAKDLELPIVIHCREAFDEIFEILEAEKDEQLRGILHCFTGNLEQANKAIELGFYLGIGGVVTYKNSGLDAVLKQVPLANLVLETDSPYLAPVPYRGKPNESSYLVYVAEKLAEIYETSVAEIAAVTTANSISIFKI; encoded by the coding sequence ATGCTTTTAACCGATACCCATACACATCTGTACTACGAAACAGATGAGGAGAAATTAGATCAGCTAATGCAGCGTTGTTTTGACAATCAAATCGAACGTCTGTTTTTACCTAATGTTGATGTTGCATCTATTGCAAAAATTGATGCCCTGGTAAAGAAATATCCCAATAACTGTTTTGCAATGGCTGGCTTACATCCATGTGATGTAAAGGAGAATTATGAAGAGGTTTTGGATGAGATTTGCCAGAGTATGGTGGACCGGGATATTTATGCCATCGGAGAGATTGGTATAGATTTGCATTGGGATAAAAGCACACTCGCTTTTCAACAAGCAGCTTTCCGAGAGCAAATTAAGTGGGCAAAAGATCTTGAACTGCCTATTGTGATACATTGCAGGGAAGCTTTTGATGAGATCTTTGAGATTTTGGAAGCAGAAAAGGATGAACAGTTAAGAGGAATTTTGCATTGCTTTACAGGAAATCTGGAGCAGGCCAATAAAGCCATCGAGCTTGGTTTTTATCTGGGCATAGGTGGAGTAGTGACTTATAAAAACTCTGGTTTGGATGCAGTATTAAAGCAAGTGCCTTTAGCAAATCTGGTTTTGGAAACGGACTCGCCATATTTGGCACCTGTACCGTATCGCGGTAAACCAAATGAAAGCAGCTACCTGGTGTATGTTGCAGAGAAGCTGGCCGAAATATATGAAACCAGTGTAGCCGAAATAGCTGCTGTAACTACAGCAAATTCCATCAGCATTTTTAAAATTTAA
- a CDS encoding Rpn family recombination-promoting nuclease/putative transposase — MPKQVRIPISKAVEERSRYIDFKTDFAFRHLFAKESHLDLLKDFLNAVFKGRKVIEAVKLGKTDHKGNRKIDRRTVFDIYCISNKGERFVVEMQQGNRKFFKDRILYYTANLVQEQGKSVDANWNYELPEVYFIAIIDFRLEDIEGNHYIHDVRLMDVNTNRQFYDKLGYIFVELPGFNKSEDQLITSEDNWLFCLKHMSNLKEIPLPLSNSDVFKKLFKIAEISSLNQKDMNAYQANLKIKRDNYSLMETVKETSLKIGIEKGIQQGLFEGRAEERTKVLKERKELAIEMKRDNEPIAKIIKYTKLSIEEIELL; from the coding sequence ATGCCAAAGCAAGTTCGTATCCCCATTAGTAAAGCGGTAGAGGAGAGATCGAGGTATATCGATTTTAAAACCGACTTTGCTTTCAGGCATCTTTTTGCTAAGGAGTCGCATTTGGATTTATTAAAAGACTTCCTAAATGCGGTTTTTAAAGGACGTAAGGTAATTGAAGCCGTTAAGCTTGGTAAAACTGATCATAAAGGGAATCGGAAAATTGATCGCAGAACTGTTTTTGACATATACTGCATCAGTAATAAGGGGGAAAGGTTTGTTGTCGAAATGCAGCAAGGCAATCGTAAGTTTTTTAAAGACAGAATCTTGTATTACACTGCAAACCTGGTTCAAGAGCAAGGTAAGTCTGTAGATGCTAACTGGAATTATGAATTGCCTGAGGTTTATTTTATTGCAATTATAGATTTTCGGCTTGAGGATATTGAGGGTAATCATTACATACATGATGTAAGACTAATGGACGTCAATACTAACCGACAATTTTATGATAAATTGGGATATATTTTCGTCGAGTTGCCTGGCTTTAATAAAAGCGAAGACCAGTTAATCACGAGTGAAGATAACTGGCTGTTCTGTTTAAAGCATATGAGTAATCTGAAGGAAATTCCTTTACCTTTGAGTAATAGTGATGTTTTTAAAAAACTATTTAAAATAGCAGAAATCAGTAGTTTAAATCAAAAGGATATGAATGCATACCAGGCAAACTTAAAAATAAAACGCGATAACTACAGCCTCATGGAAACGGTGAAGGAGACTAGTTTAAAAATTGGTATTGAAAAAGGAATTCAGCAAGGTCTTTTTGAGGGACGTGCTGAAGAACGTACGAAGGTTTTGAAAGAGAGAAAAGAACTGGCAATTGAAATGAAGCGAGACAATGAGCCAATTGCTAAAATAATAAAATATACTAAGCTTTCTATTGAGGAGATCGAGCTGCTTTAA
- a CDS encoding FKBP-type peptidyl-prolyl cis-trans isomerase — protein sequence MKKGLVILFAATLGLAACNNYKKGPGGLSYIIHKDGGNAKIKEGDIVKLNFIQKSEKDSVMFNTWDMDQPQVFPVAKKVYAGDMNDVLTLFGEGDSATFKLDLDTMAAHSGQPKPPGTKDKYIVFTIKVEKVLAKKAGEADSTFQKQARDFFEKDYKASIEKKKGAEAGKIKKYIADNNLKTTTTASGLQYVISKPGDAVKPALGDTMMVNYTGKLTTKKSDGKDNIFDTSDEKVAKEAGRYNAMAQYGPRPITLGRAIPGFDEGLQLIGKGGKITLIIPSSLAYGEGGMPQGGISPFSPLVFEVELADIKKPVAAPAAPAAPVAAPAPTAKK from the coding sequence ATGAAGAAAGGTCTAGTAATTCTTTTCGCAGCGACACTTGGGCTGGCTGCTTGTAACAACTACAAAAAAGGTCCGGGAGGCCTGTCGTACATCATTCATAAAGATGGTGGAAACGCAAAGATTAAAGAAGGTGATATCGTTAAGTTAAACTTTATCCAAAAAAGTGAGAAAGATTCTGTGATGTTCAATACATGGGATATGGATCAACCTCAGGTTTTTCCTGTTGCTAAAAAAGTTTATGCAGGTGATATGAACGATGTTTTAACATTGTTTGGAGAAGGTGATAGTGCTACATTTAAATTGGATTTAGATACTATGGCTGCACACTCTGGTCAGCCAAAACCTCCGGGCACAAAAGATAAATACATCGTGTTTACTATAAAAGTGGAAAAAGTGTTAGCTAAAAAAGCTGGCGAAGCTGATTCTACCTTCCAAAAACAAGCGAGAGATTTCTTTGAAAAAGATTACAAAGCAAGCATCGAGAAAAAGAAAGGTGCTGAAGCCGGTAAAATCAAAAAATATATCGCTGATAATAACCTGAAAACTACAACTACTGCTTCTGGTTTACAATATGTAATCAGCAAGCCAGGTGATGCTGTAAAACCTGCTTTAGGTGATACAATGATGGTGAACTACACTGGTAAATTAACAACTAAAAAATCTGACGGTAAAGACAATATTTTCGATACCAGTGATGAGAAAGTTGCTAAAGAAGCAGGTAGATACAATGCAATGGCTCAATATGGTCCTCGCCCTATTACTTTAGGAAGAGCAATTCCAGGATTTGACGAAGGTTTACAATTGATCGGTAAAGGTGGAAAAATCACTTTGATCATCCCTTCAAGTCTTGCTTATGGTGAAGGTGGTATGCCTCAAGGTGGTATCAGTCCTTTCTCTCCACTTGTATTCGAAGTTGAATTAGCTGATATTAAAAAACCAGTTGCAGCACCAGCTGCTCCGGCTGCACCAGTTGCTGCTCCGGCTCCAACTGCAAAAAAATAA
- a CDS encoding alpha/beta fold hydrolase: MNKRSKTLKIFTAVILIGAIVYLLGPKPNHPEYSPQLPNVPALSQLEDYVKKIESQHKIKPGNEAEIVWADSSQKQQSDYAVVYLHGYTASKAEGNPTYFYLAKLLHANLYLARLADHGVDTVSAMKYSTPDRLWESAKQAFEIGKRLGKKVIIIGTSTGGTLALKLAATYPDVNSLILISPNIEINDKLAFMLNNPWGLQIARMVIGSKERVVKNKTRDEKKYWYSSYRLESTVQLQELLETSMNKTTFEKVTQPVLLLYYYKNEKEQDHVVRVSAELRMFDQLGTPVPLKTKVAIPNGGSHVLGSYMTSKDIPSVERAIGSFVKNVLKLTA, encoded by the coding sequence ATGAATAAACGCTCAAAGACTTTAAAGATTTTTACTGCAGTTATTTTAATTGGTGCAATCGTCTATTTGCTTGGGCCCAAGCCTAACCATCCCGAATACAGCCCCCAACTCCCAAATGTTCCTGCACTTTCTCAGCTCGAAGACTATGTAAAGAAGATAGAATCACAACACAAAATAAAGCCCGGTAACGAAGCCGAAATCGTTTGGGCGGACAGCAGTCAAAAACAGCAATCAGATTACGCTGTAGTGTACCTGCATGGCTACACAGCCTCTAAAGCAGAAGGGAACCCTACGTACTTTTACCTCGCGAAATTATTGCATGCCAATCTATACCTGGCGCGACTTGCAGACCATGGGGTGGACACTGTATCGGCAATGAAGTATTCAACTCCTGACAGGCTTTGGGAAAGCGCCAAACAAGCATTTGAAATTGGAAAAAGACTCGGCAAAAAGGTGATCATTATCGGAACATCCACCGGAGGGACACTAGCACTTAAACTCGCTGCCACTTATCCTGATGTCAATAGCCTTATTTTAATTTCGCCAAACATTGAAATCAACGACAAACTGGCCTTTATGTTAAATAACCCCTGGGGCTTACAAATTGCGCGCATGGTTATAGGTAGTAAGGAGAGAGTGGTGAAAAATAAAACACGTGATGAAAAAAAATACTGGTACTCCAGTTACCGGCTTGAATCGACTGTACAGTTACAAGAACTCCTGGAAACCAGTATGAATAAAACAACATTCGAAAAAGTAACCCAGCCAGTATTACTACTCTATTATTATAAAAATGAAAAAGAGCAGGACCACGTGGTAAGGGTATCTGCAGAATTACGGATGTTTGATCAACTGGGCACACCAGTACCGTTAAAAACCAAAGTTGCGATCCCTAATGGCGGCAGTCATGTTTTAGGCTCTTATATGACCTCAAAAGACATTCCATCAGTAGAACGTGCAATAGGCAGCTTTGTTAAAAATGTTTTAAAGCTAACAGCTTAA
- a CDS encoding MBL fold metallo-hydrolase — MKIEQIYTGCLAEAAYYIESNGEAAIIDPLREVGPYLKKAKKDNAVIKYIFETHFHADFVSGHIDLAEKSGAEIVYGPTAKTSFKSHVAVDGEQFKIGELTITVLHTPGHTPESTTYLLTDKDGKPYCIFTGDTLFIGDVGRPDLAQQGDLTMEDMAATLYDSLQNKILTLPDEVLVYPAHGAGSACGKSMSKETFDTLGHQKEVNYALKATSKAQFVKEVTDGILPPPQYFAKNAAMNKNGYESFDDVYEKGLKPLSPEEFETMANLTGALILDTRDPQVFAKGFVPSSVNIGLNGQFAPWVGALITDLKHPLLLVVEAGKEDEAITRLARVGYDNTIGYLDGGIAAWEQAGKDVDIIKSITADEFEHIANADTSIRVLDVRKPGEYESEHLEMTLTRPLDYINDWTGEIDQNDTYYVHCAGGYRSMIAASILKARGVEHVIDIAGGYGAIKNTGLKRTDFACPSKAMKA; from the coding sequence ATGAAGATAGAGCAAATTTATACGGGATGTTTGGCAGAAGCTGCTTATTATATTGAGAGTAACGGGGAGGCCGCAATTATTGATCCTTTACGTGAGGTAGGGCCTTATCTCAAAAAAGCTAAGAAAGACAATGCAGTAATCAAGTATATTTTTGAAACGCATTTTCATGCCGATTTTGTATCCGGACATATTGATCTTGCTGAGAAATCGGGTGCTGAAATTGTATATGGTCCTACGGCCAAAACTTCTTTCAAATCACATGTTGCAGTAGATGGGGAGCAGTTTAAAATAGGCGAATTGACGATCACGGTGTTGCATACACCGGGACACACACCTGAGTCGACTACTTATTTACTGACGGATAAGGATGGCAAGCCTTATTGCATTTTTACCGGTGATACCTTGTTTATTGGTGATGTAGGCAGGCCGGATCTGGCACAGCAGGGAGACCTGACTATGGAAGATATGGCTGCTACTTTATATGATTCATTGCAAAATAAAATATTAACACTTCCTGATGAGGTATTGGTGTATCCTGCTCATGGCGCGGGTTCTGCTTGCGGTAAGAGCATGAGTAAAGAAACCTTTGACACCCTTGGTCACCAGAAGGAAGTGAATTATGCACTTAAAGCTACGTCGAAAGCTCAGTTTGTAAAAGAAGTTACTGATGGTATTTTACCTCCTCCGCAGTATTTTGCAAAAAATGCTGCCATGAATAAAAATGGCTATGAAAGTTTTGATGATGTCTATGAAAAAGGACTGAAACCTTTGAGTCCAGAGGAGTTCGAAACTATGGCAAACTTAACGGGTGCTTTGATTTTGGATACCAGAGATCCGCAGGTATTTGCCAAAGGCTTTGTACCTTCATCTGTAAATATAGGTTTGAATGGTCAGTTTGCCCCTTGGGTTGGTGCGCTGATTACGGATTTAAAGCACCCTCTATTGCTGGTTGTGGAAGCCGGTAAGGAAGACGAGGCCATAACCCGCCTGGCAAGGGTAGGGTATGACAATACAATTGGCTATCTAGATGGCGGTATTGCTGCGTGGGAGCAGGCCGGTAAGGATGTGGATATCATTAAATCGATTACAGCTGATGAATTTGAGCATATAGCGAACGCAGATACATCCATTAGGGTGCTTGATGTAAGGAAGCCTGGGGAATACGAATCTGAGCATCTGGAAATGACGCTGACCCGTCCATTGGATTATATCAATGACTGGACTGGTGAAATTGACCAGAATGATACTTATTATGTACACTGCGCAGGTGGTTACCGATCTATGATAGCTGCCTCCATCCTTAAAGCAAGGGGTGTTGAGCATGTCATAGATATTGCCGGCGGTTATGGTGCAATTAAAAATACAGGCTTAAAACGCACAGATTTTGCCTGTCCTTCAAAAGCGATGAAAGCTTAA
- a CDS encoding polyprenyl synthetase family protein — protein MPGINQIKLPIAADIAVFEEKFKASMHSDAPLLDRITHYIVKRKGKQIRPMFVFFAAKLCGGIIESTHRGAALVELLHTATLVHDDVVDNAYERRGFFSINALWKNKIAVLVGDYLLAKGLLLSVNNSEFRLLQIVSEAVKQMSEGELLQIEKVRRMDISEALYFDVIRQKTASLIASCCACGAASAGADEETIEKMRLFGEKVGIAFQIKDDTFDFGTDDVGKPLGIDIKEKKVTLPLIYALNRADKAEKKRIISLVKNHQDEPAKIQEIIDFVNAKEGVHYANEKMIQYQQEAFDILHSFEPCDARTGLEQLVRYTTERKK, from the coding sequence ATGCCAGGAATAAATCAGATAAAACTACCCATAGCCGCAGATATAGCTGTCTTTGAAGAAAAGTTCAAGGCATCAATGCATAGTGATGCGCCATTGCTAGATCGTATAACCCATTATATTGTAAAGCGTAAGGGTAAGCAGATCAGGCCAATGTTTGTTTTTTTTGCTGCGAAACTTTGCGGTGGAATCATAGAATCAACTCATAGAGGGGCGGCGCTTGTAGAGCTATTGCATACCGCTACACTTGTTCATGATGATGTGGTGGATAATGCTTATGAGCGCAGGGGCTTCTTTTCTATTAATGCTTTATGGAAAAATAAGATTGCCGTTTTAGTAGGTGATTATTTGCTGGCAAAAGGCTTATTACTTTCTGTAAACAACTCAGAGTTCCGGTTATTGCAAATTGTTTCTGAGGCGGTGAAACAGATGAGTGAAGGGGAGTTGCTGCAGATCGAGAAGGTAAGAAGGATGGATATCAGTGAAGCACTTTACTTTGATGTGATCAGACAAAAAACGGCTTCTCTTATTGCTTCTTGTTGTGCATGTGGTGCTGCTTCGGCAGGTGCTGATGAAGAAACGATTGAGAAAATGCGGCTGTTTGGCGAAAAGGTGGGTATTGCTTTTCAAATTAAAGATGATACTTTTGATTTTGGAACCGATGATGTGGGTAAGCCCCTGGGTATTGATATCAAGGAAAAAAAGGTTACGCTTCCGTTGATCTATGCGTTAAACCGCGCAGATAAGGCAGAGAAGAAAAGAATTATAAGTCTGGTAAAGAATCATCAGGATGAGCCGGCCAAGATACAGGAGATCATTGATTTTGTAAATGCCAAAGAGGGTGTGCATTATGCCAATGAGAAAATGATCCAGTATCAGCAAGAGGCCTTTGATATTCTGCACAGCTTTGAGCCTTGTGATGCAAGGACAGGGTTGGAGCAATTGGTTCGGTATACTACCGAACGCAAAAAATAA